The genomic segment TTGCGAGCCGACTGAAGATCAACGCGCCCCCTATCGCAACGACTTGCACCAGCAAGAGCGTCACCATGAGTGCCGTCGTCGAAAGCCCCAATTCTTCAGTGCCGTAAATTGTCGCCATACTGGTAACGGTGTGGATTCCGTCGTTGTATATCATATAGGCGACAAGGAAAAGCGTGAGGTGTTTAAAGCGTCCGACCCGCTTCGCGGTTGAAAGCGTCCGACGGATGCCGAGGGTGAGATAGGCGATAGGTTTCGGTGTATTGCGATAGGCTTCTGGAAGTTGATACGGCGTTTTTTCCTCTTTTAGGTATTTCAGCGTCAACAGGGTCCAACCTGCCCACCAGAGACCCGTCATCGCCATCCCGATGCGTGCCGCCATCGCTTGGCTTTCCGGTGTCTTTTGCGTGGCGACGAGAGCGAGGGCAATAGTAAATTGCAGCGAACCGCCGACATATCCGAACGCATATCCTCTGGCAGAAACGGCATCCAGTTTGTCTTCGGAGGCAATCTGTGGTAAGAACGCATCGTAGAAAACATTACCGCCGACAAAGCAAATTTGAGAACCGAGAAATAGCGTAATCGTCAATCCGACATCACCCGACCCGCAAAAATAGAGCATCGTTGCGAAGAGACTCCCCATATACGCGAAGCCCATAAGAAACCGTTTTTTTGCACCAGAGAAATCGGCAATCGCTCCAAGCACGGGTGCGAAGAGGAACACGCAGAACGCCGCGGTTCCCAACATATAGCCCCACAAGGCTGTAGCACTTATATTCATACCGAGGATGTCCACACCTGCTTCGCCTACAATGGCTTTCGCAAAGTAATTCGGCAATATGGCGGCGATCACAGTGGTGATATAGGCTGAATTCGCGCAGTCATACATGCACCACCCGAAGATTGTCTTCTTATCGTTTTTCATAAGGAGATGATAACATATCTGACGGAAAAGTCAAGGGAGCGTCGCGATTCGGAGATCGCTCCTACAAGAAGAAGGGAACAGGCGTTGATTATTATTGACTATCGGTAGGAATAGGAAGGACAGAAGAAGTGAATTGAGAACAGTGGGCGCGTGAAAGTTCTACGCACCCACTGTCATACCTTGTTGAGGTTAGGCAAGGTCGAAACGATCGAGATTCATGACCTTGTTCCACGCAGCCACGAAATCCCGGACAAATGCTTCTTGAGAATCCTCACACGCGTAGACTTCCGCAACGGCTCGGAGTTGGGAGCTTGAGCCGAATACGAGATCAACGCGGGTCCCCATCCATTTGACCTCACTTGTCGAGCGATCACGTCCCTCAAACACATTCTCAGATGTAGAGGAAGCCGCCCACTCGGTGTTCATGTCAAGCAGATTGACGAAGAAATCAGTCGTCAACGTCTCGGGTCGCTTGGTAAAGATACCGAAACCCGACTCACAAACGTTTGTATCCAAGACGCGCAAGCCGCCGATGAGAACCGTCATCTCAGGTGCGGTGAGCGTCAGCATCTGTGCCCGATCGACGAGTAACTGTTCGGCGGTTCCCTCGTGTCCGTTTGCAAGGTAGTTGCGGAATCCGTCGGCGGTCGGTTCCAGCACAGCAAACGATTCCACATCGGTTTGCTCCTGCAAGGCGTCTGTGCGTCCCGGAGAGAAGGGAACCTCTACCTCGATGCCAGCCTTCTGCGCAGCAGCCTCGACGGCTGCACACCCAGCGAGAACGATCAGGTCAGCGAGTGAGACTTTCTTCCCGTCGGACTGGGATCCGTTAAATTCGTTTTGAATCGCCTCCAGCGTCTGAAGGACCTGCTCCAATTCGGACGGTTTGTT from the Candidatus Poribacteria bacterium genome contains:
- a CDS encoding MFS transporter — its product is MKNDKKTIFGWCMYDCANSAYITTVIAAILPNYFAKAIVGEAGVDILGMNISATALWGYMLGTAAFCVFLFAPVLGAIADFSGAKKRFLMGFAYMGSLFATMLYFCGSGDVGLTITLFLGSQICFVGGNVFYDAFLPQIASEDKLDAVSARGYAFGYVGGSLQFTIALALVATQKTPESQAMAARIGMAMTGLWWAGWTLLTLKYLKEEKTPYQLPEAYRNTPKPIAYLTLGIRRTLSTAKRVGRFKHLTLFLVAYMIYNDGIHTVTSMATIYGTEELGLSTTALMVTLLLVQVVAIGGALIFSRLASRIGAKRSVMFALVLWSGVVTYGYFIHTATEFFVLGIVVGLVLGGTQALSRSFYGAMIPEQASAEFYGFYSVFSKFSSIWGPVTFGVIEQITGSARLAIISLMIFFITGLILLGFVDETKAKADKLAF